Proteins encoded by one window of Tubulanus polymorphus chromosome 7, tnTubPoly1.2, whole genome shotgun sequence:
- the LOC141909031 gene encoding uncharacterized protein LOC141909031 isoform X1 produces the protein MLLYVQSPVFSCKSFVVVVKPDDTIARIRAQLLHILYRYNRDEHQFRLRFKGQYLRDAYTIDDYRLTDNSVLKMIPMSKRSESVTDIVSTSSVNSIEDEGPGQSPQVKAALAKELKTFRWREEMVKDFKALMYMLLVMSPFAGFTNFWYGIFWCFFIPLIGAVGCPSYTQFAGYVGVNAIYKIQFCAVFGVLSLANLAADIYLVFGDISTVLASGCVNSDGGCSTLLFFSAIYFALHAFLILIGSGLAWAMLNNFQIEMGDIVERYLVQTRNIEKVMHTARNGKLKEKRIAAFELATLAASGDDNKYKIVTEGGLEVLISMILSSDETTREHAVECTAELLTLPDLQDQFIDEGGLRSLTAVLRSSNERLVYEAATALSYIVSETDENKSAVINDHGLEDLCYAAGNSSVACQRIVAGIFLELVFSSDVRMSMSSMNSPAQALITMCQSQDPETQRYALQALELLAIESADMICAQEELLPVLLNLPLVCPDEKLYVLAAKLLLYYAEDEQTCELLVERDSLYASLNLYIQSQEPVVQKVVAKVIYCIIDTGDLRIRAEEMKLDEILQTVKMRAMDRETWDMADQALQLMEGNRLGLNLPELSPMEKIDKLSSKGSHLSIEPKAGTSTGSM, from the exons ATGTTGCTATACGTACAAAGTCCAGTTTTTTCA TGTAAATCGTTTGTCGTTGTTGTAAAACCTGATGATACGATCGCGCGTATTCGAGCTCAATTACTGCACATACTGTACAGATACAACCGCGATGAACATCAGTTCCGTCTCCGGTTCAAAGGTCAATACCTACGTGACGCCTACACGATCGACGACTATAGGCTTACTGATAACTCTGTACTGAAAATGATTCCCATGTCAAAACGATCTGAG TCTGTGACCGATATAGTTTCAACGAGTAGTGTTAACAGCATTGAGGATGAAGGTCCTGGTCAAAGTCCTCAGGTTAAGGCTGCACTCGCTAAAGAGCTGAAAACGTTCAGATGGAGAGAAGAAATGGTCAAAGATTTCAAG GCGTTGATGTACATGTTGTTGGTAATGAGTCCATTTGCGGGTTTTACGAATTTTTGGTACGGTATTTTCTGGTGCTTCTTCATTCCATTGATCGGAGCTGTTGGATGCCCGTCCTACACTCAATTTGCTGGCTACGTTGGAGTCAATGCTATCTA TAAAATACAGTTTTGCGCAGTGTTCGGAGTTCTGTCGCTTGCAAATCTAGCCGCAGATATTTACCTTGTGTTCGGTGATATATCCACTGTTCTC GCTAGTGGATGTGTGAATTCCGATGGCGGATGCAGTACGCTGTTGTTTTTCTCGGCTATCTACTTCGCCCTTCACGCATTCCTCATTCTGATAGGCTCCGGACTCGCTTGGGCCATGCTTAACAACTTCCAGATCGAG ATGGGCGATATCGTGGAGAGATACCTGGTTCAAACGCGTAACATCGAGAAAGTAATGCATACGGCGCGCAATGGAAA ACTGAAAGAGAAACGCATCGCAGCGTTCGAACTGGCCACTCTGGCTGCATCAGGAGACGACAACAAATATAAGATTGTAACAGAAGGCGG TTTGGAAGTGCTGATTTCAATGATCCTTTCATCTGATGAAACAACTCGGGAACATGCAGTCGAGTGTACAGCTGAATTACTGACGTTACCAGATTTACAG gATCAGTTTATTGATGAAGGCGGATTACGTTCATTAACTGCCGTATTGAGGTCATCTAATGAACGCTTGGTTTACGAAGCCGCGACCGCTTTATCTTACATTGTTTCTGAaacagatgaaaataaatcagctGTCATCAACGACCACGG atTGGAGGATTTGTGTTACGCTGCTGGTAATAGTTCAGTCGCCTGTCAGAGAATTGTTGCAGGTATATTCCTCGAGTTAGTATTCAGCTCTGATGTTCGGATGAGCATGTCTTCCATGAATTCACCAG CGCAAGCATTGATTACAATGTGTCAGTCGCAGGATCCTGAAACGCAAAGATACGCCTTGCAAGCTCTGGAACTACTGGCTATTGAGAGCGCTGATATGATCTGTGCCCAG GAGGAATTGTTACCGGTTTTACTGAATCTTCCTCTTGTTTGTCCTGATGAAAAGTTGTACGTGTTGGCAGCTAAATTACTGCTCTACTACGCTGAAGATGAACAG ACTTGTGAGCTGTTAGTCGAACGCGATAGTTTGTACGCATCTTTGAACTTGTACATCCAATCACAAGAACCAGTTGTCCAGAAAGTCGTCGCGAAGGTCATCTATTGTATCATCGATACTGGTGATTTGAG GATTCGCGCTGAAGAAATGAAGCTTGATGAAATACTGcagacagttaaaatgagagcTATGGATAGAGAGACATGGGATATGGCTGATCAAG cTTTGCAACTTATGGAAGGCAATCGATTGGGTTTAAATCTACCAGAATTGTCGCCGATGGAAAAGATTGATAAATTGTCGTCGAAAGGCTCGCATCTTTCTATCGAACCGAAAGCGGGTACATCTACTGGTTCAATGTAG
- the LOC141909031 gene encoding uncharacterized protein LOC141909031 isoform X2, with protein MIPMSKRSESVTDIVSTSSVNSIEDEGPGQSPQVKAALAKELKTFRWREEMVKDFKALMYMLLVMSPFAGFTNFWYGIFWCFFIPLIGAVGCPSYTQFAGYVGVNAIYKIQFCAVFGVLSLANLAADIYLVFGDISTVLASGCVNSDGGCSTLLFFSAIYFALHAFLILIGSGLAWAMLNNFQIEMGDIVERYLVQTRNIEKVMHTARNGKLKEKRIAAFELATLAASGDDNKYKIVTEGGLEVLISMILSSDETTREHAVECTAELLTLPDLQDQFIDEGGLRSLTAVLRSSNERLVYEAATALSYIVSETDENKSAVINDHGLEDLCYAAGNSSVACQRIVAGIFLELVFSSDVRMSMSSMNSPAQALITMCQSQDPETQRYALQALELLAIESADMICAQEELLPVLLNLPLVCPDEKLYVLAAKLLLYYAEDEQTCELLVERDSLYASLNLYIQSQEPVVQKVVAKVIYCIIDTGDLRIRAEEMKLDEILQTVKMRAMDRETWDMADQALQLMEGNRLGLNLPELSPMEKIDKLSSKGSHLSIEPKAGTSTGSM; from the exons ATGATTCCCATGTCAAAACGATCTGAG TCTGTGACCGATATAGTTTCAACGAGTAGTGTTAACAGCATTGAGGATGAAGGTCCTGGTCAAAGTCCTCAGGTTAAGGCTGCACTCGCTAAAGAGCTGAAAACGTTCAGATGGAGAGAAGAAATGGTCAAAGATTTCAAG GCGTTGATGTACATGTTGTTGGTAATGAGTCCATTTGCGGGTTTTACGAATTTTTGGTACGGTATTTTCTGGTGCTTCTTCATTCCATTGATCGGAGCTGTTGGATGCCCGTCCTACACTCAATTTGCTGGCTACGTTGGAGTCAATGCTATCTA TAAAATACAGTTTTGCGCAGTGTTCGGAGTTCTGTCGCTTGCAAATCTAGCCGCAGATATTTACCTTGTGTTCGGTGATATATCCACTGTTCTC GCTAGTGGATGTGTGAATTCCGATGGCGGATGCAGTACGCTGTTGTTTTTCTCGGCTATCTACTTCGCCCTTCACGCATTCCTCATTCTGATAGGCTCCGGACTCGCTTGGGCCATGCTTAACAACTTCCAGATCGAG ATGGGCGATATCGTGGAGAGATACCTGGTTCAAACGCGTAACATCGAGAAAGTAATGCATACGGCGCGCAATGGAAA ACTGAAAGAGAAACGCATCGCAGCGTTCGAACTGGCCACTCTGGCTGCATCAGGAGACGACAACAAATATAAGATTGTAACAGAAGGCGG TTTGGAAGTGCTGATTTCAATGATCCTTTCATCTGATGAAACAACTCGGGAACATGCAGTCGAGTGTACAGCTGAATTACTGACGTTACCAGATTTACAG gATCAGTTTATTGATGAAGGCGGATTACGTTCATTAACTGCCGTATTGAGGTCATCTAATGAACGCTTGGTTTACGAAGCCGCGACCGCTTTATCTTACATTGTTTCTGAaacagatgaaaataaatcagctGTCATCAACGACCACGG atTGGAGGATTTGTGTTACGCTGCTGGTAATAGTTCAGTCGCCTGTCAGAGAATTGTTGCAGGTATATTCCTCGAGTTAGTATTCAGCTCTGATGTTCGGATGAGCATGTCTTCCATGAATTCACCAG CGCAAGCATTGATTACAATGTGTCAGTCGCAGGATCCTGAAACGCAAAGATACGCCTTGCAAGCTCTGGAACTACTGGCTATTGAGAGCGCTGATATGATCTGTGCCCAG GAGGAATTGTTACCGGTTTTACTGAATCTTCCTCTTGTTTGTCCTGATGAAAAGTTGTACGTGTTGGCAGCTAAATTACTGCTCTACTACGCTGAAGATGAACAG ACTTGTGAGCTGTTAGTCGAACGCGATAGTTTGTACGCATCTTTGAACTTGTACATCCAATCACAAGAACCAGTTGTCCAGAAAGTCGTCGCGAAGGTCATCTATTGTATCATCGATACTGGTGATTTGAG GATTCGCGCTGAAGAAATGAAGCTTGATGAAATACTGcagacagttaaaatgagagcTATGGATAGAGAGACATGGGATATGGCTGATCAAG cTTTGCAACTTATGGAAGGCAATCGATTGGGTTTAAATCTACCAGAATTGTCGCCGATGGAAAAGATTGATAAATTGTCGTCGAAAGGCTCGCATCTTTCTATCGAACCGAAAGCGGGTACATCTACTGGTTCAATGTAG
- the LOC141909037 gene encoding glyceraldehyde-3-phosphate dehydrogenase-like, whose amino-acid sequence MSRPQVGINGFGRIGRLVMRCAIESNKVDVVAVNDPFIDLEYMVYMFKYDSTHGRFKGEVGISGKDLCINGKNIKVHNERNPADIPWKADGVTYVVESTGIFTTTEKAGVHNSEKVIISAPSADAPMFVMGVNHEQYDKSVKVVSNASCTTNCLAPLAKVINDNFGIEEGLMTTVHAYTATQKVVDAPSSKKWRDGRTAAQNVIPASTGAAKAVGKVIPSLNGKLTGMAFRVPVPDVSVVDLTCRLKKGATMDEINATVKKATESKELKGILAYTDQEVVSSDFIGDSNSSIYDSKACIALNNNFVKLVSWYDNEYGYSNRVVDLIVYMHSKA is encoded by the exons ATGTCGCGCCCACAGGTTGGAATTAATGGATTCGGTCGTATCGGGCGTCTCGTAATGAGATGCGCTATCGAAAGCAACAAGGTCGATGTCGTTGCTGTAAATGATCCATTCATCGACCTCGAATACATG GTGTACATGTTCAAGTATGATTCGACCCACGGCAGATTCAAGGGAGAAGTCGGCATCAGCGGTAAAGATCTTTGCATCAACGGAAAGAACATCAAAGTTCACAATGAACGAAACCCGGCTGATATTCCGTGGAAAGCTGACGGCGTTACCTACGTGGTTGAATCTACAG GTATTTTCACAACAACAGAGAAAGCTGGTGTCCACAACTCGGAGAAGGTGATTATCTCCGCTCCATCGGCTGATGCTCCGATGTTCGTTATGGGCGTGAATCACGAGCAATACGATAAAAGTGTGAAAGTCGTGAG CAATGCCTCATGCACGACCAACTGTCTCGCTCCACTGGCTAAAGTTATCAATGATAATTTCGGAATCGAAGAAGGATTGATGACCACAGTTCACGCTTATACAGCTACGCAGAAAGTAGTCGATGCTCCGAGCAGCAAG AAATGGAGAGATGGACGTACAGCGGCCCAGAACGTAATTCCAGCATCGACTGGTGCAGCGAAAGCCGTCGGTAAAGTTATCCCTTCGTTGAACGGTAAACTGACCGGAATGGCATTCCGTGTTCCGGTACCTGACGTGTCAGTCGTCGATTTGACCTGTCGATTGAAGAAAGGG GCTACGATGGATGAGATCAACGCCACCGTGAAGAAGGCTACCGAATCGAAGGAACTGAAAGGAATCCTCGCCTACACCGACCAGGAGGTCGTCTCTTCCGATTTCATCGGcgacagcaacagcagcatcTACGACTCGAAGGCTTGCATCGCTTTGAACAACAACTTCGTGAAGCTGGTGTCGTGGTACGATAATGAATACGGATACAGTAACCGCGTCGTCGATTTGATCGTCTACATGCACTCGAAAGCCTAA
- the LOC141909039 gene encoding uncharacterized protein LOC141909039, with protein sequence MNRPCAILTMLVIAVLIRAENTFAKSLDRRADDVLSEDVKAVAKRSAYFGNWPFGSHELQRRAENGDHKALDMGHRSDNILWATLGYLNGPTYTVTTIFDAFTNKQAKYACYDLNGQLINLHENHDKKELFTTVLGRGPALWVGGMSDSDSCYALYMGVVGTYDCNSRLQFVCEHMTSSELIQRGWHPRRKGHNGHAGQTFG encoded by the exons ATGAATCGTCCCTGTGCAATATTGACGATGTTAGTCATCGCGGTGCTAATTCGAGCTGAAAACACGTTCGCAAAATCACTAGATCGTCGCGCGGACGACGTCTTGTCGGAAGATGTCAAAGCAGTGGCGAAACGCTCGGCGTATTTCGGTAATTGGCCCTTCGGAAGTCACGAATTGCAGCGAAGAGCTGAAAACGGCGATCACAAAGCATTGGACATGGGTCATAGATCTGATAACATAC TGTGGGCGACCCTAGGATATCTAAACGGTCCTACGTACACTGTGACGACTATATTCGATGCTTTCACTAATAAACAAGCCAAGTACGCCTGTTACGACCTCAACGGACAACTTATCAATCTTCACGAGAATCACGATAAGAAAGAACTTTTCACAACCGTTTTAGG GAGAGGGCCTGCGCTGTGGGTCGGTGGAATGTCGGATTCTGATTCCTGCTACGCCCTTTATATGGGAGTAGTGGGAACGTACGATTGTAACTCGCGTTTGCAATTCGTCTGCGAGCATATGACGTCATCGGAACTGATTCAACGTGGCTGGCATCCAAGGAGAA AGGGCCACAACGGCCACGCTGGACAGACGTTTGGTTaa